In a genomic window of Rhinoderma darwinii isolate aRhiDar2 chromosome 10, aRhiDar2.hap1, whole genome shotgun sequence:
- the THYN1 gene encoding thymocyte nuclear protein 1 yields the protein MRQSKRKRVTSPAADENDQGGDRGAKKGARTRKKSTVGSSSTEKQKEEYHCWLMKSEPESRMEKGMDMKFGIEDLKVQPNQTACWDGVRNYQARNFLQAMKNGQAAFFYHSNCKEPGIAGIVKIVKESYPDHTQFDRKNPHYDSSSKEDNPKWSMVDVQFVRRLKRYISLAELKKLHQKHKTAGGPLQKMALFTRARLSVQPLTQEEFDYILSLEEEKNMEQDGDD from the exons ATGCGGCAAAGTAAAAGGAAGCGCGTGACGTCACCGGCTGCTG ATGAAAATGACCAAGGGGGTGATCGAGGGGCAAAGAAAGGCGCGAGGACTCGGAAGAAATCAACGGTGGGGTCGAGCTCCACCGAGAAACAGAAGGAAGAATATCACTGCTGGCTGATGAAGTCCGAACCTGAGAGTAGAATGGAGAAGGGCATGGACATGAAG tttggaaTAGAAGATCTGAAAGTGCAACCGAACCAGACGGCATGCTGGGACGGGGTCCGGAATTACCAG GCGAGAAACTTTCTGCAAGCCATGAAGAACGGTCAGGCGGCTTTCTTCTATCACAGCAACTGCAAGGAGCCGGGCATCGCGGGGATCGTCAAG ATTGTGAAGGAATCCTACCCAGACCATACACAGTTTGATCGGAAGAATCCGCATTATGATTCCTCCAGCAAGGAGGACAACCCTAAATGGTCCATG GTGGATGTGCAGTTTGTACGGAGGCTGAAACGTTACATTTCTCTGGCGGAACTGAAGAAGCTGCACCAAAAGCACAAGACCGCAGGCGGACCCCTTCAAAAAATGGCGCTTTTCACCCGAGCAAGACTGTCTGTGCAGCCGCTCACACAAG AGGAATTTGACTACATATTGAGCCTGGAAGAGGAGAAGAACATGGAGCAAGACGGCGACGACTGA
- the ACAD8 gene encoding isobutyryl-CoA dehydrogenase, mitochondrial isoform X1: protein MHRHTDMAVGFRVGCLFSRSIRNVLSGMTTTTSRRIASVIDPSVGLSEEQKEFQKVAFDFASKEMAPNMALWDDKEIFPVETMRRAAQLGFGGIYTRPDVGGSGLSRLDTSVIFEALSTGCVSTTAYMSIHNMCVWMIDTFGNDEQRHRFCPPLCSMEKFASYCLTEPGSGSDAASLLTSAKRDGDHYILNGSKAFISGGGDTDVYVVMCRTGGSGSRGISCLVVEKGTPGLSFGKKEKKVGWNSQPTRAVIFEDCVVPVTNRLGEEGQGFGIAMQGLNGGRINIASCSLGAAHASVLLSRDHLAVRKQFGEPLANNQYLQFRLAEMATQLVTARLIVRHAAQALQEGQGNAATLCAMAKLYATDECFKVCNQALQMHGGYGYLKDYAVQQFVRDIRVHQILEGTNEVMRMIVARNILQGE, encoded by the exons ATGCACCGGCATACAGACATGGCGGTCGGGTTCAGAGTAGGATGCCTGTTCTCTCGGTCTATCAGAAATGTTCTCAGCGGGATGACTACGACTACCAGCAGACGAATAGCATCAGTTATAGATC CTTCCGTCGGGTTGAGTGAAGAACAGAAGGAGTTTCAGAAGGTGGCTTTTGACTTTGCCTCCAAGGAGATGGCTCCAAACATGGCTCTATGGGATGATAAG GAAATATTCCCAGTGGAGACCATGCGGAGGGCGGCACAGCTCGGATTTGGTGGGATTTACACCCGTCCTGACGTTGGAGGATCAGGGCTGTCTCGTCTGGATACTTCCGTTATTTTTGAGGCGCTGTCTACCGGCTGTGTCAGCACGACGGCGTATATGAGCATCCACAA CATGTGCGTTTGGATGATCGACACATTTGGGAATGATGAGCAGAGACATCGGTTTTGCCCCCCTCTCTGCAGTATGGAGAAGTTTGCGTCTTATTGTCTCACAGAACCAG gcaGTGGGAGCGACGCGGCTTCTTTGCTGACATCTGCAAAGCGAGACGGCGATCACTACATCTTGAATGGATCTAAG GCATTTATCAGCGGTGGTGGAGACACAGACGTGTATGTAGTGATGTGTAGGACAGGGGGCAGCGGATCTCGGGGGATCTCCTGTCTGGTGGTGGAGAAAGGGACGCCTGGGCTCAGCTttggaaagaaagaaaaaaag GTCGGGTGGAACTCGCAGCCAACAAGAGCAGTGATATTTGAGGACTGTGTCGTCCCTGTAACAAACCGACTCGGCGAGGAAGGTCAAGGTTTCGGGATTGCAATGCAAGGACTAAATGGAGGGAGGATAAACATAG CATCCTGTTCGCTCGGAGCAGCCCATGCCTCAGTGTTACTCTCTCGAGACCACCTTGCTGTGCGGAAGCAGTTTGGGGAGCCCCTTGCTAATAATCAG TATCTACAATTCCGACTGGCGGAGATGGCGACGCAGCTGGTGACTGCGCGGCTCATTGTACGTCATGCAGCTCAAGCTCTTCAGGAGGGACAGGGCAATGCGGCAACGCTCTGCGCTATGGCAAAACTATACGCTACAGACGAATGTTTTAAG GTTTGTAATCAGGCTCTGCAGATGCATGGAGGTTATGGTTACCTGAAAGACTATGCTGTTCAGCAGTTTGTCCGGGATATCCGCGTTCATCAGATCCTCGAGG GAACCAATGAGGTGATGCGGATGATCGTGGCCAGAAACATTTTACAGGGTGAATAA
- the ACAD8 gene encoding isobutyryl-CoA dehydrogenase, mitochondrial isoform X2: MGKKTGLPIVTTRRAAFGNGTVIASVGLSEEQKEFQKVAFDFASKEMAPNMALWDDKEIFPVETMRRAAQLGFGGIYTRPDVGGSGLSRLDTSVIFEALSTGCVSTTAYMSIHNMCVWMIDTFGNDEQRHRFCPPLCSMEKFASYCLTEPGSGSDAASLLTSAKRDGDHYILNGSKAFISGGGDTDVYVVMCRTGGSGSRGISCLVVEKGTPGLSFGKKEKKVGWNSQPTRAVIFEDCVVPVTNRLGEEGQGFGIAMQGLNGGRINIASCSLGAAHASVLLSRDHLAVRKQFGEPLANNQYLQFRLAEMATQLVTARLIVRHAAQALQEGQGNAATLCAMAKLYATDECFKVCNQALQMHGGYGYLKDYAVQQFVRDIRVHQILEGTNEVMRMIVARNILQGE; encoded by the exons ATGGGGAAAAAGACGGGGTTGCCTATAGTAACCACAAGGCGCGCAGCTTTTGGAAATGGGACAGTTATAG CTTCCGTCGGGTTGAGTGAAGAACAGAAGGAGTTTCAGAAGGTGGCTTTTGACTTTGCCTCCAAGGAGATGGCTCCAAACATGGCTCTATGGGATGATAAG GAAATATTCCCAGTGGAGACCATGCGGAGGGCGGCACAGCTCGGATTTGGTGGGATTTACACCCGTCCTGACGTTGGAGGATCAGGGCTGTCTCGTCTGGATACTTCCGTTATTTTTGAGGCGCTGTCTACCGGCTGTGTCAGCACGACGGCGTATATGAGCATCCACAA CATGTGCGTTTGGATGATCGACACATTTGGGAATGATGAGCAGAGACATCGGTTTTGCCCCCCTCTCTGCAGTATGGAGAAGTTTGCGTCTTATTGTCTCACAGAACCAG gcaGTGGGAGCGACGCGGCTTCTTTGCTGACATCTGCAAAGCGAGACGGCGATCACTACATCTTGAATGGATCTAAG GCATTTATCAGCGGTGGTGGAGACACAGACGTGTATGTAGTGATGTGTAGGACAGGGGGCAGCGGATCTCGGGGGATCTCCTGTCTGGTGGTGGAGAAAGGGACGCCTGGGCTCAGCTttggaaagaaagaaaaaaag GTCGGGTGGAACTCGCAGCCAACAAGAGCAGTGATATTTGAGGACTGTGTCGTCCCTGTAACAAACCGACTCGGCGAGGAAGGTCAAGGTTTCGGGATTGCAATGCAAGGACTAAATGGAGGGAGGATAAACATAG CATCCTGTTCGCTCGGAGCAGCCCATGCCTCAGTGTTACTCTCTCGAGACCACCTTGCTGTGCGGAAGCAGTTTGGGGAGCCCCTTGCTAATAATCAG TATCTACAATTCCGACTGGCGGAGATGGCGACGCAGCTGGTGACTGCGCGGCTCATTGTACGTCATGCAGCTCAAGCTCTTCAGGAGGGACAGGGCAATGCGGCAACGCTCTGCGCTATGGCAAAACTATACGCTACAGACGAATGTTTTAAG GTTTGTAATCAGGCTCTGCAGATGCATGGAGGTTATGGTTACCTGAAAGACTATGCTGTTCAGCAGTTTGTCCGGGATATCCGCGTTCATCAGATCCTCGAGG GAACCAATGAGGTGATGCGGATGATCGTGGCCAGAAACATTTTACAGGGTGAATAA